One Plasmodium vinckei vinckei genome assembly, chromosome: PVVCY_09 genomic region harbors:
- a CDS encoding WD repeat-containing protein, putative encodes MNIPNNINNNMNNNYNNENYNNVNNNSRNIINNNLNMPAGINNMANNMKDRPNNMKNFPNGVNGLNNNIGNINNLNKMHNPIGKMHGHINNMGAMNNNIKHGVQNIINGMPSGINNMHSNLNNIPDNIKNMANAMNPIPNNINDIRVNANYPMNNINTNVNSNNNVNIPNDMKHRMRVNSSEITNNVKFNNMMNNNNNGHFGAPDNSNRNMFYVNDMKNVDNNVINMHNKRNSTAKEKQNNIPQFREKEYLENVGHRDKYLLNKNETDKIYLQNKQLNNLNQGNIQNINNNNTRNNSTGSISRMINNSVQNTININSNNNINPVANIGNNNDNNNNILQRNMKNLENGGMHNPLNMNQMNTMNLNKNFNFSSNDPHNFNINGVADNKMNNKFIDSNYNNINKNINVPFNEESKYDPYNLGNNVNRNNGNNGIVVDKNMNNPEYSFSKQHNGGMFDVKAHKGKENFGGIKNMNNTNKVGQDIINMSASNIQKLNEKNQKANGNNNNFMGNNIPKNMENADLYKLQMNYDKLNPNDPNNYINKMDNYNDFIKENNKGKYIPGNKYNTNANSKGGDPSKNKIQKMENELINKNFNNINNNNENGSNAHMNENMIYEEIKKMNNASFEKMVGNDMLMFNGHRSIENGINQMVNMQGFRDMKNILNINNYRMANDNDPRSNEKSNNMFNNQRPSFEGYNGAENLKGTGNEFEEKKRKKKREKKNEKNGLSRDKNLDDKTTINQLMEYNGFMHTLNENNESGEIGQNIGNDEKELNIDSNLNESMKKENYEYIRKQNMFENYENMNNLKNAFLEGDQNMLNNTDIFNKINFKFQKKKSDDSYENANMFPNGQNDEDKKLMVLSRLFGNVMGENGNNNNNDDNMQTQNENNMNNNGKLSNIRKMNTNTLELELYKNMPLDTMLNKLNLDKNILNILKDKINNINRNINVNICSTPMETPEETIKMENIDLLKLINLFDEFLNWSENNLYQIKSQLYNIAFCLLLELYILILANRFSMLIDFKNKYLKNFEAYHPVIKFLSNCVSLNQIFEISLLRFKEKNAKHIAYMNKLGKASLMHYLSVYGSIPLYNLIMTKIKIIEIDDANKNFNFFHEFISMNFLYNGNLNFPVQWNLPSIYFIKDVSETQNDDNIKCTKDKEENCYVPNENSDAYYYYKYIIKMQADNRLKVTKNRMPSMLYYCLNNCTDMTCAEISSFDGSLVATAHSNNIIKLWNIKKSQMNKIKEKQKDMEIDNNENVDEINNYSNVQENKPDSIYLDDQDENGIAKLYGNMHNVSSLCFGETNKILLSGNLNGDIYLYSTISNRNYVKYSGGHTPIWSIDTAFLGYFFCTSEDDGNLRIYSTNKTYPLVTYKYNCTSNICKYHYNNTIIGSGYYDNYVHLYDIRMNSFIKRFKNNYPSNHGVTSLSFSKNGRLLSFGGGYTNNINVIDLVADKFIDVEPKQFINTKGYSLGDYYSNTKSEENHLGFYPLPNESEKLLMHKNIDEYEDKILSIDFSYDNNLLVSMSCDSHIDFYNCSKASKELKNPLTEKKRIKSRKDNKNNSPYVRLSKSYGVNYSNLISAKFTPENVLLLFGINTLI; translated from the exons atgaacatacccaataatattaacaataaCATGAATAATAACTATAACAATGagaattataataatgttaaTAACAACTCCAGAAAcatcataaataataatttgaacATGCCTGCgggaataaataatatggcAAACAATATGAAGGATAGACCTAATAATATGAAGAACTTCCCTAATGGGGTAAATGgcttaaataataatattggcAATATTAACAACCTTAATAAAATGCATAATCCGATTGGGAAAATGCATGgacatattaataatatgggtgctatgaataataatataaagcATGGTGtgcaaaatattataaatggCATGCCAAGTggcataaataatatgcattCCAATTTGAATAACATCcctgataatataaaaaacatggCAAATGCCATGAATCCTATACCAAATAACATAAATGATATTAGGGTGAATGCAAATTATCCCATgaacaatataaatacaaatgtcaattcaaataataacgTTAATATTCCAAATGATATGAAACACAGAATGAGAGTAAACAGCTCTGAAATAACTAACAATGTGAAATTCAATAATATGAtgaataacaataataatggcCATTTTGGTGCCCCTGATAATTCAAACcgaaatatgttttatgtaaatgatatgaaaaatgttgacaataatgttataaatatgcataataaaagaaatagtaCTGCTAAAGAAaagcaaaataatattcccCAATTTCGAGAAAAGGAATATCTTGAAAATGTGGGGCATAgagataaatatttattaaataaaaatgaaactgataaaatttatttacaaaataaacaattaaataatttaaatcagGGGAATATCCAAAACAtcaataataacaatacgAGAAACAATAGTACAGGGAGTATTAGCCGAATGATTAACAATAGTGTACAAAacacaataaatataaattctaataataatataaaccCAGTGGCTAACAtaggaaataataatgataacaataataatattcttcAAAGGAACATGaaaaatttagaaaatgGGGGAATGCATAACCCCTTAAATATGAATCAGATGAATACaatgaatttaaataaaaattttaattttagtTCGAATGATCcccataattttaatataaatggtgtagcagataataaaatgaataacaaatttatagattcaaattataataatataaataaaaatattaatgtaCCATTTAACGAAGAGTCAAAATATGACCCGTATAACTTAGGAAACAACGTTAATCGAAACAATGGAAATAATGGCATTGTAGTagacaaaaatatgaacaatccggaatattctttttcaaAACAACATAATGGTGGTATGTTTGATGTTAAAGCACACAAaggaaaagaaaattttggaggaataaaaaatatgaataatacaaataaagtTGGCCAAgacattataaatatgtctGCAtcaaatattcaaaaattaaatgaaaaaaaccAAAAAgcaaatggaaataataataattttatgggAAACAACATaccaaaaaatatggaaaatgccgatttatataaattacagatgaattatgataaattaaatcCAAATGAtccaaataattatataaataaaatggataattataatgattttataaaagaaaacaacaaaggaaaatatatacctggaaacaaatataatactaATGCAAATAGTAAAGGAGGAGATCcgtcaaaaaataaaatacaaaaaatggaaaatgaattaataaataaaaattttaacaacatcaataataataatgaaaatggtTCAAATGCTCATatgaatgaaaatatgatatatgaAGAAATcaagaaaatgaataacgcatcttttgaaaaaatggTTGGGAATGATATGCTCATGTTTAATGGACATCGTTCCATAGAAAATGGCATAAATCAAATGGTTAATATGCAGGGTTTTAGAGATATGAAAAACATTcttaacataaataattatcgTATGGCCAACGATAATGATCCTAGATCCAATGAAAAAAGCAATAATATGTTCAATAACCAGAGACCTAGTTTCGAAGGCTATAATGGTGCAGAAAATCTAAAAGGAACAGGGAATGAATtcgaagaaaaaaaacgaaaaaaaaaaagagaaaaaaaaaatgaaaaaaatggattgAGCCGTGACAAAAATTTAGATGACAAAACTACAATAAACCAACTCATGGAATATAATGGTTTCATGCACactttaaatgaaaataatgaaagtGGTGAAATTGGCCAAAATATAGGCAATGATGAAAAGGAATTAAATATAGACTccaatttaaatgaaagcatgaaaaaagaaaattatgaatatattagaaaacaaaatatgtttgaaaattatgaaaatatgaataatttaaaaaatgcattttTGGAAGGAGATcaaaatatgttaaataATACTGATATCTTTAATAAAATCAATTTcaaatttcaaaaaaaaaaaagtgatgaTTCATATGAAAATGCAAACATGTTTCCAAATGGTCAAAACGATGAAGATAAAAAGTTAATGGTATTGTCTCGATTATTTGGGAATGTTATGGGcgaaaatggaaataataataacaatgatgataatatgcaaacacaaaatgaaaataatatgaataataatggCAAATTGTCCAATATTCGAAAAATGAATACCAATACTCTTGAACTAGagttgtataaaaatatgcctCTAGATACTatgttaaataaattaaactTAGATAAGAATAttcttaatatattaaaagataaaataaataatattaacagAAACattaatgtaaatatatgttcCACTCCTATGGAAACACCAGAAGAAACAattaaaatggaaaatatagacttattaaaattaataaatttatttgatgaatttttaaattggtctgaaaataatttatatcaaaTTAAGTctcaattatataatattgcattttgtttattattagaattatatatattaatattagcAAATAGGTTTTCCATGCTAAtagattttaaaaataaatatttaaagaattTCGAAGCCTATCATCCCGTAATTAAATTTCTATCCAATTGTGTTAGTTTGAATcaaatttttgaaatttcTCTTCTTCGttttaaagaaaagaaTGCCAAGCATATCGCTTACATGAACAA ATTGGGGAAAGCATCTCTCATGCATTATTTAAGTGTTTATGGGAGTATtccattatataatttaattatgactaaaataaaaataatagaaatagatgatgcaaataaaaattttaatttttttcatgaatttatttctatgaattttttatataatggaAACTTAAACTTCCCAGTTCAATGGAATTTACCttctatttattttattaaggATGTATCAGAAACGCAAAAT GATGATAACATAAAATGTACAAAGgataaagaagaaaattgCTATGTCccaaatgaaaatagtgatgcttattattactataagtatataataaaaatgcaaGCAGACAATCGATTAAaagttacaaaaaataggaTGCCAAGTATGTTATATTACTGCTTGAACAATTGCACCGATATGACTTGTGCAGAAATTTCATCATTTGATGGATCATTAGTTGCTACTGCCcattcaaataatataataaaactatggaatatcaaaaaatcgcaaatgaacaaaataaaagaaaaacaaaaagatatggaaattgataataatgaaaatgtcgacgaaataaacaattataGTAATGTACAAGAAAATAAACCAgattctatatatttagatGATCAAGATGAAAATGGAATAGCTAAATTATATggaaatatgcataatgtATCTAGTTTATGTTTTGGAGaaactaataaaattttattatcaggaaatttaaatggtgatatatatttatatagtaCAATAAGTAATAGAAATTATGTTAAATATTCAGGTGGACATACACCTATATGGTCTATAGATACAGCTTTTTTgggttattttttttgtacaaGTGAGGATGATGGAAATCTAAGAATTTATTCAACTAATAAAACATACCCTCTTgtaacatataaatataattgtacATCAAACATATGCAAATATCACTACAATAATACGATCATTGGAAGTGGATATTATG ATAATTATGTTCATTTGTACGACATTAGAATGAATTCCTTTATAAAAAGATTTAAGAATAATTACCCAAGTAATCATGGAGTGACTTCTTTGagtttttcaaaaaatggaaGACTTCTTTCTTTTGGAG GAGGATATACAAATAACATAAATGTTATAGACCTTGTAGCtgataaatttattgaTGTCGAACCAaaacaatttattaatactaAGGGATATAGTTTGGGGGATTATTATAGTAATACAAAATCCGAAGAAAATCATTTAGGTTTTTATCCTTTGCCCAATGAAAGTGAAAAATTGCTaatgcataaaaatattgacgAGTAtgaagataaaatattaagtaTCGATTTTAGTTATGATAACAATCTTTTAGTTTCCATGTCTTGTGATAGTCACAtagatttttataattgcTCAAAAG CATCAAAAGAATTAAAGAATCCCCTCACAGAGAAAAAACGAATTAAATCAAGAAaagacaataaaaataatagtccATATGTCCGATTGTCAAAATCATATGGTGTTAATTATTCAAACTTAATATCTGCGAAGTTTACGCCCGAAAATGTTCTTCTTTTATTCG gAATTAATACCTTAATATGA
- a CDS encoding RNA-binding protein, putative, with translation MKSTFYEPNENSSSDNMNEDFLNYPNFKKFIDNSNHNDNEHFEESRKYIHREITRTLNANSMKSYRNTEESHLQNSSHYKYVTTNAEVQTKKEFSNNSKDDIELKRPKNYSNYGNYPNSNYNNCINYKNANSKNNNAVVFPGQKTYAIQNELIMNDHINGRKKNEITYEDGNKIVETLLNEKKNLLKHEFFHGESQENKRINQKIENFIFTNEEKLNYSTNNNECNKYEVSGNNDNIVENINMNVLNHNEFNNMKKKNNLVSTKDGEKMNNQNGNDNVDQHFNNQDIEKEYRDKNSYINDFKSKIPQNNSLNNAFSNAFSRGSNRDISNNINNTIGVNNMNGYRMSDNNVYRYDTKNIMQINPKNIHEKRESCKIHRIENNPNKLKKYNNLKEIFYLNSNQRHFYPNIEHIKNKSEFFLRSNTDERIYANNMIYDDYFTIENLEKSDGKKECFRKGEYKNNSNHSKNINKNVCSINNNSIINRNDNNIRNNHINNIDSINARKDNVLRINFCKGVHRKELISNKMKNINFMEKNNKIIRNNTKDDYFNENNVNELLMDDMNSEHSHIRKDYIYSSINTNEETSNISNDNLKDTFLLQNNNDMLLQNANYIPQTLHSNDFIHTNENFMYNKDYSNDHINTHINNIQMDGIKIPNSLMKNVFSKKNTYQNKNDIDNFENYTLNERRDTHYVSCFMHDNNGNNGINNSISTGIVSALHSDANNAIYNDTNSVLLNVTDSEMHNAMLSDNSNNITNAMSNGINSKNGGDNMLFLKQMSMFEDVNMNMPYDKMKSKDSTTIKVNEINENDDIVIKLFFGNLAPITTEKDMHTLFSNFGRCDSLIILKDRRSKSRGSGFVTFYNMKEAINAIKNLNNKIILSGAHKPLEVRFPENKEEKKLRTKLLNAAKWKGKKIAPSGCLPINTEDILNINTINLNSSSNISAFNANDSSYFISENDNTSYIHKEPNNWLYNNNDELGCSSVDQLGVTNVSSFYRQSEENMEFKSLENLNCGNNYSELQKTISETTNDTINGDYYNRFDYGHEKYRYNSFELKKEDNVSGDMSIDLLMQEKNYSNLLPQFLFDNKFSEKLGENSFEEMLDLFTYDSNNANNNNNSNSSDLGRKEFINKHILNENDDRTSNNIIIPGITLKPESMHGYQHIDMGKSSSSINNANMKISNNMAGNNNNAYTNNYYVNNNCNMNRYTNGEEEDYNNLDFSKACNKLEKRITHGDDADMFLSSCIGTNCAFIDEKDRNYKDHYEGSESYINEKLHEKKTSNICNSSNSNITDKICQRDFQNIPEEVYDIVNEDNVINSIYESNKNYDGYNNINVHCLGFKLSHLLRTNDDVLLKNNSNNTCSGNSDQIENKENNIIISDYRRKRIEGKRDNNIYNMSDPNPNNLPNKLIDDNNKFNNNNFEINDNLSDEMLKNMISIYATNKSSIFTSHMFNYLNNVLCEINNALEIFNKFNVKDSIKNINDRKKFKK, from the coding sequence atgaagagCACATTTTATGAGCCAAATGAAAATAGCTCAAGTGACAATATGAATGaagattttttaaattatcctAATTTTAAGAAATTTATTGATAATAGCAACcataatgataatgaaCATTTTGAAGAATCacgaaaatatatacataggGAAATAACTAGAACACTTAATGCAAATTCTATGAAGTCATATAGAAACACAGAAGAAAGTCATCTACAAAATAGTTCTCACTATAAATATGTGACAACCAATGCAGAAGTTCAAActaaaaaagaattttCTAACAATAGTAAGGATGATATTGAATTAAAACGACCTAAAAATTATAGCAATTATGGAAATTACCCAAATAgcaattataataattgcataaattataagaatgctaatagtaaaaataataatgctgTAGTGTTTCCTGGGCAAAAAACTTATGCGATTCAAAATGAGCTAATAATGAATGATCATATAAATgggagaaaaaaaaatgaaataactTATGAAGATGGAAACAAAATAGTTGAGACACTATTAAACGAAAAGaagaatttattaaaacatgAATTCTTTCATGGAGAGTCTcaggaaaataaaagaataaatCAGAAAAtcgaaaattttatttttacaaatgaAGAAAAGCTAAATTATTCAACAAATAATAACgaatgtaataaatatgaagtGAGTggaaataatgataatattgtagaaaatataaatatgaatgtGCTTAACCATaatgaatttaataatatgaaaaaaaaaaataatttagttTCAACGAAAGATGgggaaaaaatgaataaccAAAATGGAAATGATAATGTAGATCAGCATTTTAACAATCAAGATATTGAGAAGGAATATAGAGACAAAAactcatatataaatgattttaaaagtaaaatacCCCAGAATAATTCTCTAAACAATGCATTCAGTAATGCATTTAGTAGAGGGTCTAATAGGGACataagtaataatattaataacaCTATAGgtgttaataatatgaacgGTTATAGAATGAGTGACAATAATGTGTACAGGTATGATACCAAGAATATAATGCAAATAAATCCAAAAAATATCCatgaaaaaagagaaagTTGCAAAATTCATAGAATAGAAAATAACCCAAacaagttaaaaaaatacaacaaTTTGAAAGAAATTTTTTACCTGAATAGCAATCAAAGACATTTCTACCCCAATATAGAgcacataaaaaataaatcagaattttttttgagaaGCAACACCGATGAAAgaatatatgcaaataaCATGATTTATGATGATTATTTTACCATTGAGAATTTGGAAAAATCGGATGGCAAAAAGGAGTGCTTTAGAAAAGGAgagtataaaaataacagcAACCATagcaaaaatattaataagaaTGTCTGTAGCATCAATAACAACTCTATAATTAATcgtaatgataataatattaggAATAACCATATTAACAATATTGATAGCATTAATGCAAGGAAAGACAACGTCTTAagaattaatttttgtaaagGTGTTCATAGAAAGGAATtaatatcaaataaaatgaaaaatataaattttatggagaaaaataataaaataattagaAATAATACGAAAGatgattattttaatgaaaataatgtgAATGAGCTATTGATGGATGATATGAATAGCGAGCATAGTCATATACGTAAAGATTACATTTATAGTAGTATAAATACGAATGAAGAAACTAGTAACATTTCGAATGATAACTTAAAGGATACATTTTtgttacaaaataataatgatatgtTATTGCAAAATGCTAACTATATACCCCAAACATTGCATAGTAATGATTTTATACATAcgaatgaaaattttatgtataataaagaCTATTCAAATGATCATATTAATACACATATCAATAATATTCAAATGGATGGCATTAAAATACCAAATTCactaatgaaaaatgtattttcaaaaaaaaatacttatcaaaacaaaaatgatatagatAATTTTGAGAATTACACATTAAATGAAAGAAGAGATACGCATTATGTTAGTTGTTTTATGCATGATAACAATGGGAATAATggtataaataattcaatatCTACAGGCATAGTTAGTGCATTACATAGTGATGCGAATAATGCCATTTATAATGACACGAATAGTGTATTATTGAATGTTACAGATAGTGAAATGCACAATGCCATGCTTAGTGACAACtctaataatataacaaatgCAATGTCTAATGgaataaatagtaaaaatggTGGCGATAATAtgctatttttaaaacaaatgtCTATGTTCGAAGATGTGAATATGAATATGCCTTATGATAAAATGAAATCAAAGGATAGCACTACGATTAAAGTGAATGAGATAAATGAAAACGATGATattgtaataaaattatttttcggTAATTTAGCACCAATAACAACAGAAAAAGACATGCATACTTTGTTTAGTAATTTTGGAAGATGTGAttcattaataatattaaaagacAGAAGAAGTAAGTCGCGAGGATCTGGATTTGttactttttataatatgaaaGAAGCCATAAatgcaataaaaaatttgaataacAAAATCATTTTATCAGGGGCTCATAAGCCATTGGAAGTTCGATTTCCTGAAAATAaagaggaaaaaaaattaagaacaaaattattaaatgcaGCTAAATGGAAAGGTAAAAAGATAGCACCTAGTGGCTGTTTACCTATAAATACTgaagatatattaaatataaatacgaTAAACTTGAACAGTTCAAGTAATATTTCAGCTTTTAATGCGAATGATTCATCTTATTTCATTTCAGAAAATGACAACACATCTTATATCCATAAAGAACCTAATAATTGgctatataataataatgatgaattAGGATGTTCTAGCGTTGATCAATTGGGAGTAACGAATGTCAGCAGTTTTTATAGGCAAAGTGAGGAAAACATGGAATTCAAAAGTcttgaaaatttaaattgtgGAAACAATTATTCAGAGCTTCAAAAAACTATTAGCGAAACAACAAATGATACAATAAATGGCGACTATTACAATAGGTTCGACTATGGTCATGAAAAGTATAGATACAATAGTTTTgagttaaaaaaagaagacaATGTATCAGGTGATATGAGTATAGATTTGTTAATGCAAGAGAAAAACTATAGCAACTTACTACCTCAGTTTTTATTTGACAATAAATTTTCAGAAAAATTGGGAGAAAATTCGTTTGAAGAAATGCTAGACTTGTTTACATATGATAGTAATAATGCTAATAACAacaataatagtaatagtAGCGATTTAGGGAGGAAAgagtttataaataaacatatattaaatgaaaatgatgatcGTACTAGcaacaatataataattccaGGCATTACCCTTAAACCTGAGAGTATGCACGGCTATCAGCATATCGATATGGGTAAATCGAGTAGCAGCATTAACAATgctaatatgaaaataagcAACAATATGGctggaaataataataacgcTTATACAAATAACTACTACgtgaataataattgtaatATGAACAGATATACTAATGGGGAAGAAGAggattataataatttggatttttcaaaagcttgtaataaattagaaaaaaggATAACACATGGAGATGATGCAGACATGTTTTTATCGTCATGTATTGGAACGAATTGTGCATTTATTGATGAAAAGGATCGAAACTATAAGGATCATTATGAAGGAAGCGAAtcttatataaatgaaaaattgcacgaaaaaaaaacgagcAATATTTGTAATAGTAGCAATAGTAATATAACAGATAAAATTTGTCAGAGAGATTTCCAGAATATTCCAGAAGAAGTATATGATATTGTAAATGAAGACAATGTTATTAATAGTATATATGAAagcaataaaaattatgatggttataataatattaatgtgCATTGCTTAGGTTTTAAACTATCACATTTATTAAGAACAAACGATGATgttttgttaaaaaataattctaaTAATACATGCTCTGGTAATAGTGACCAGATAGagaataaagaaaataatataataataagtgATTATCGTAGAAAACGAATAGAAGGGAAAagagataataatatatacaatatgaGTGACCCCAATCCAAATAATTTACCTAACAAACTTATAGatgacaataataaatttaataataacaattttgAAATTAATGATAATTTAAGTGATgaaatgttaaaaaatatgattagTATTTATGCTACAAATAAATCATCGATTTTTACTTCTCATATGTTTaactatttaaataatgtcTTGTGTGAAATTAATAACGCCTtggaaatatttaataagttTAACGTTAAGgattcaataaaaaatataaatgaccgtaaaaagtttaaaaagtag